A stretch of the Solirubrobacterales bacterium genome encodes the following:
- a CDS encoding DUF2149 domain-containing protein gives MTARARVREDRAGDPLDGLVNLFDIGIILSVGFLLAALSSMDLTEAITNPEKANKVPADSVLAKPDETVEQIEIPPGEEVVGRGEPIGRLYRLEDGRTIVVKPGPTGTTGATGATGTDPLPATPATPSAPATP, from the coding sequence GTGACCGCCAGAGCCCGGGTCCGGGAGGACCGTGCCGGTGACCCGCTGGACGGACTGGTCAACCTGTTCGACATCGGGATCATCCTCTCGGTCGGATTCCTGTTGGCGGCGCTCTCCTCGATGGACCTGACCGAGGCGATCACCAATCCGGAGAAAGCGAACAAGGTCCCGGCCGACTCCGTGCTGGCCAAGCCCGACGAGACGGTCGAACAGATCGAGATTCCGCCTGGCGAAGAGGTGGTGGGGCGGGGCGAGCCGATCGGCCGGCTCTACCGGCTTGAGGACGGTCGCACGATCGTGGTCAAACCGGGTCCGACCGGAACCACCGGCGCAACCGGTGCCACCGGTACAGACCCGCTACCGGCGACCCCTGCCACTCCGTCAGCTCCGGCGACCCCGTGA
- a CDS encoding aldehyde dehydrogenase family protein gives MAVTTSLRVENPATGEEIARVPIDSEGDVAAAVARIRDAQPEWAALGFAGRRRWLNRLRDWMLDNSAEIADTLKAETGKVRAEATIEVPYLADLINFYGARAGKMLKERRVRPSSPLTATRRLRLRYEPFPVVGLISPWNFPLVLSLGDAIPALMAGAAVVMKPSEVTPLGLNEIVTAWREEIGGPDVLAVVNGAAETATALIDHSDFVGFTGSDVTGRKVMARAAETLTPVSLELGGKDPMVVLEGGNLDRAANAAAWGGMLNSGQMCISVERIYVEDGAYDAFIDRLTGEVEALTQGTDGAVAACDVGAMTMESQLEKVERQVDEAVAAGARVLTGGRRSEGPGRYFEPTVLVDVTPEMSVASDETFGPVVTVTRVRDEDEAVFRANDSRYGLSASVFGPRGRAERVARRLEAGAVNVNDMIFNMLAPGLPMGGWKESGLGYRNGEYGIRKYCRSQAVVSARLLGRSELLWYPYTARRHQQTMGLLRLVNSRGLRRFRS, from the coding sequence ATGGCGGTGACAACATCACTTCGAGTGGAGAATCCCGCGACCGGAGAGGAGATCGCCCGGGTACCGATCGACTCGGAAGGTGACGTCGCCGCTGCGGTGGCCCGGATCCGTGACGCCCAGCCGGAATGGGCGGCGCTCGGTTTCGCCGGACGCCGCCGCTGGCTGAACCGGCTTCGTGACTGGATGCTGGACAACTCGGCCGAGATCGCCGACACGCTCAAGGCCGAAACCGGCAAGGTCCGGGCCGAGGCCACGATCGAGGTCCCGTACCTGGCCGACCTGATCAACTTTTACGGCGCCCGGGCCGGAAAGATGCTGAAGGAGCGCCGGGTTCGTCCCAGCTCACCGCTGACCGCCACCCGTCGTCTGCGCCTCCGTTACGAGCCGTTCCCGGTGGTCGGCCTGATCAGCCCCTGGAACTTTCCCCTGGTGCTGTCGCTCGGAGACGCGATCCCGGCCCTGATGGCCGGGGCCGCGGTGGTGATGAAGCCCTCCGAGGTGACCCCGCTGGGGCTGAACGAGATCGTCACCGCCTGGCGCGAGGAGATCGGTGGCCCCGACGTGCTGGCGGTGGTCAACGGTGCGGCCGAGACCGCCACCGCCCTGATCGACCATTCGGATTTCGTCGGGTTCACCGGATCCGACGTGACCGGCCGCAAGGTGATGGCCCGGGCCGCGGAAACCCTCACCCCGGTCAGCCTGGAACTCGGAGGCAAGGATCCGATGGTCGTGCTCGAAGGCGGCAACCTCGACCGGGCCGCGAACGCCGCCGCCTGGGGAGGAATGCTCAACTCGGGCCAGATGTGCATCTCGGTCGAACGGATCTACGTCGAGGACGGGGCCTACGACGCCTTCATCGACCGCCTGACGGGTGAAGTCGAAGCCCTGACCCAGGGCACGGACGGCGCGGTCGCCGCCTGCGACGTCGGCGCGATGACCATGGAGTCCCAGCTCGAGAAGGTGGAGCGACAGGTCGACGAGGCGGTCGCCGCCGGAGCCCGGGTGCTGACCGGTGGTCGCCGCAGTGAGGGACCGGGCCGGTACTTCGAACCGACCGTCCTGGTCGATGTGACCCCGGAGATGAGCGTTGCCTCGGATGAGACCTTCGGTCCGGTGGTCACGGTGACCAGGGTCAGGGATGAGGACGAGGCCGTCTTCCGGGCGAACGACAGCCGCTACGGGCTCTCGGCTTCCGTCTTCGGGCCGCGGGGACGGGCCGAGCGCGTGGCCCGCCGGCTCGAGGCCGGTGCGGTCAACGTGAACGACATGATCTTCAACATGCTGGCCCCCGGACTGCCGATGGGCGGCTGGAAGGAGTCCGGCCTCGGGTACCGGAACGGCGAGTACGGGATCCGCAAGTACTGCCGGTCCCAGGCCGTGGTCAGCGCCCGGCTGCTCGGTCGGTCCGAGCTGCTCTGGTACCCCTACACGGCCAGACGCCACCAGCAGACGATGGGCCTGCTGCGACTGGTGAACTCCCGCGGTCTGCGTCGCTTCCGCAGCTGA
- a CDS encoding PQQ-dependent sugar dehydrogenase, with protein sequence MRLLLERRLSGTVAVLLTVAAATLTGAACAGGSPGGQPSRDDRAATASDRGADAGPSGSPRLARLGRFDSPVEIKAAPGYPQLMFVVEQPGRVMLLRRGRKLNQPFLDLRGRVSDGGERGLLSIAFPPDYRRSGRFYVYFTDHLGNIRVVEYRRRSAVRARPGSARSVITIRHRENDNHNGGQLQFLGHDLYFGTGDGGGGGDPDGHAQNRNSLLGKLIRIDPRRRGGRPYTVPRSNPLVGRPGRDQIFAWGLRNPFRWSFDRSAGKTRIAIGDVGQGRFEEINFLNLSRARGGNFGWNRFEGFSTYTTARPGTIMPSLVLDHSDGNCSVIGGVVVRDRRLPALRGRYLFADLCRGRILSFRARTGRVGAARATGLGLELPTSFGTGANGAVYVTSLNGPVYRISQ encoded by the coding sequence ATGCGGCTTCTCCTGGAACGCCGCCTGTCCGGGACCGTGGCGGTTCTATTGACGGTCGCGGCCGCCACCCTGACCGGGGCCGCCTGCGCCGGAGGATCACCCGGGGGCCAGCCTTCCCGGGACGACCGTGCCGCGACGGCCTCCGACCGGGGTGCTGACGCCGGTCCCAGCGGTTCACCTCGGCTTGCCCGGCTGGGACGGTTCGACTCCCCGGTCGAGATCAAGGCGGCCCCCGGCTACCCGCAGCTCATGTTCGTGGTCGAGCAGCCGGGCCGGGTGATGCTGCTCCGGCGGGGCCGCAAGCTGAACCAACCCTTCCTCGACCTGCGTGGGCGGGTGAGTGACGGCGGTGAACGTGGCCTGCTCTCGATCGCCTTCCCTCCGGACTACCGGCGATCAGGCCGGTTCTACGTCTACTTCACCGACCACCTGGGGAACATCCGGGTGGTCGAGTATCGGCGCCGGTCCGCAGTCCGGGCCCGGCCGGGTTCAGCCCGGTCGGTAATCACGATCCGTCACCGGGAGAACGACAACCACAACGGTGGCCAGCTCCAGTTCCTCGGTCACGACCTGTATTTCGGCACCGGCGACGGGGGTGGCGGTGGTGATCCGGACGGACACGCCCAGAACCGGAACTCGCTGCTCGGCAAGCTGATCCGGATCGATCCCCGCCGGCGGGGCGGGCGGCCCTACACGGTGCCCCGCTCGAATCCCCTGGTGGGGCGCCCCGGCCGCGACCAGATCTTCGCCTGGGGCCTGCGCAATCCGTTCCGCTGGTCGTTCGACCGGTCCGCCGGAAAGACCCGGATCGCGATCGGCGACGTCGGTCAGGGCCGTTTCGAGGAGATCAACTTCCTCAATCTCTCCCGGGCGCGCGGCGGCAACTTCGGCTGGAACCGGTTTGAGGGGTTCTCCACCTACACCACGGCCAGACCGGGAACGATCATGCCCTCGCTCGTCCTCGACCACTCGGACGGCAACTGCTCGGTGATCGGCGGCGTGGTGGTCCGGGACCGTCGCCTTCCCGCGCTCCGCGGCCGCTACCTTTTTGCCGATCTCTGCCGTGGCCGGATCCTCTCGTTCAGGGCCCGGACCGGACGGGTCGGGGCGGCACGGGCGACCGGCCTGGGTCTCGAACTGCCGACCTCGTTCGGCACCGGCGCCAACGGAGCGGTCTACGTGACTTCACTGAACGGCCCGGTCTACCGGATCAGCCAGTGA